From Theileria orientalis strain Shintoku DNA, chromosome 4, complete genome, the proteins below share one genomic window:
- a CDS encoding uncharacterized protein (WD40 repeat-like domain containing protein) yields the protein MGMKEQSFYNKVIAVLIDRMDEANSMDLATIANTLVLLKNRKVHVDGDVVRSAATAISRMCMRREIMEEMSATNSVLIMYSFAKLEIMDWELFDKLLELMKKINKENFEPHQIPLVLHVFSVFNIKKDARMPLILDYIVETAGIMTYQNIANCLVSLARLNKRRYDATEIWKIGKWKFVALVENLKEKMETIKIRELGKWKENTNLTANILWSLGKLSYNDKEFVDECLRKVAECGDIDAISYAQVFEALKEYKTRRQGNVMLSMKDEELMEHLLNKYMKIMRSSPNQIITQVAWCCSVMDFDRNKVIEESLEELSKRKLNKVEQKYVNLFEGDAKSCVTRARFSPLRKESLAVAVDSLGYIRLMDLKAQKGANHKYFEGIFMENDMNLPHLCDFAFSNTGKCVYVSSSDGYVSVSAVNMIGTHLNKDNSLLTIGETHTGGTLCVCPSPDHDFILYTGGGDGFLKMWDLRLMSSRNIYYANENDLNSKPWSKPLSSLWAHVTPLSSISLKVAKRIVTCGFNENIRIWDAQTLMPIQTIEAGPDEMGVWDLLVDDSKRKLVCVGDLGGIKTYEYESKQDKFAIKNAKKIKQNDREGYKSLQLEEEDQVLFRSWKRICQDGKNLVIPRIDNEDKVKAYIIDMNTGKMVDSLSCNGEMEPKKCNISSVDVHPDPDVGLILSGG from the exons ATGGGAATGAAGGAGCAGAGTTTCTACAACAAGGTGATAGCAGTGCTGATAGATAGAATGGATGAAGCGAACAGCATGGACCTGGCGACAATCGCAAACACGCTGGTGTTGTTGAAAAATAGAAAGGTGCACGTGGACGGAGACGTGGTGAGAAGCGCAGCGACCGCAATATCAAGAATGTGTATGAGAAGAGAGATCATGGAGGAAATGTCAGCAACAAACTCAGTGCTGATAATGTACTCGTTCGCAAAGCTGGAGATCATGGACTGGGAGCTGTTCGataagctgctggagctgatgaagaagatcaaCAAGGAAAACTTTGAACCGCACCAAATACCGCTGGTGCTGCACGTGTTCTCAGTGTTTAACATAAAGAAGGACGCAAGAATGCCGCTAATACTGGACTACATCGTGGAAACGGCAGGAATAATGACGTACCAGAACATAGCAAATTGCCTAGTGTCACTGGCGAGACTGAATAAAAGAAGATACGAT GCCACAGAAATATGGAAGATAGGGAAATGGAAATTTGTAGCACTGGTGGAAAActtgaaggagaagatggaaaCAATTAAGATCAGAGAGCTGGGTAAGTGGAAGgaaaatacaaatttaacAGCGAACATACTGTGGAGTCTAGGAAAACTAAGCTACAACGACAAGGAGTTTGTAGACGAGTGTCTGAGGAAGGTGGCGGAGTGCGGTGACATAGACGCAATATCATACGCGCAAGTGTTTGAGGCCCTGAAGGAGTACAAGACGAGGAGGCAGGGGAACGTGATGCTGAGCATGaaggacgaggagctgatgGAACACCTGTTGAACAAATACATGAAGATCATGAGGAGTTCGCCgaatcaaataataacacAAGTGGCATG GTGCTGCTCAGTCATGGATTTTGATAGGAATAAAGTGATAGAAGAGTCATTAGAGGAGTTGTCGAAGAGAAAGTTGAACAAGGTGGAACAAAAATACGTAAATCT CTTTGAAGGAGATGCGAAGAGCTGCGTGACGAGAGCAAGATTCTCACCATTAAGGAAAGAATCCTTGGCAGTGGCAGTGGATTCCCTAGGATACATAAGGCTGATGGACCTGAAGGCACAAAAAGGAGCGAACCACAAGTACTTTGAAGGAATATTCATGGAAAATGACATGAATCTGCCACATCTGTGCGACTTCGCATTCAGTAACACaggaaaatgtgtatacgtGTCCTCGTCGGACGGATACGTGTCAGTGAGCGCAGTAAACATGATAGGAACGCACCTAAACAAGGACAACAGCCTGCTGACGATAGGAGAAACACACACAGGAGGAACGCTGTGCGTGTGCCCCTCGCCAGACCACGACTTCATACTGTACACGGGCGGAGGAGACGGATTCCTTAAAATGTGGGACCTGAGACTAATGTCGAGCAGAAACATATACTACGCAAACGAAAATGACCTCAACAGTAAGCCATGGTCAAAGCCACTAAGTTCACTCTGGGCACACGTGACGCCACTCTCGTCAATAAGCCTTAAGGTGGCAAAAAGAATAGTGACATGCGGATTCAACGAAAACATAAGAATATGGGACGCACAAACACTCATGCCAATACAGACAATAGAAGCAGGACCGGACGAAATGGGAGTGTGggacctgctggtggaCGATAGTAAAAGAAAGCTGGTGTGCGTAGGAGACCTGGgaggaataaaaacatacgAGTACGAGTCGAAGCAGGACAAATTCGCCATCAAAAACgctaaaaaaattaaacagaACGACAGAGAAGGCTACAAAAGCCTGCAGCTGGAGGAAGAAGACCAGGTGCTTTTCAGAAGCTGGAAGAGAATCTGCCAGGATGGCAAAAACCTGGTGATTCCAAGAATAGACAACGAAGATAAGGTGAAGGCATACATAATAGACATGAACACGGGGAAGATGGTGGACAGTCTGAGCTGCAACGGTGAAATGGAACCGAAAAAATGTAACATTTCGTCAGTGGATGTACACCCTGATCCTGATGTAGGGCTCATACTTTCGGGAGGTTAG
- a CDS encoding nucleosome/chromatin assembly factor, protein MEELLIVKSLNKLQAKSADLTEELNIRLTELYKWYNRQLNAISEDRVAILNDPASKYRPTVDIKQLSARETTDPYVRFPEEVVDIELSLQNLSVKDEVINIENSEYGTKSWPGFWLNAFLGCKTSRLWVSEEDFDILYHLNDVRVEVHESNEIEESFEIAFHFTENKYFSNTKLWRKFNFLRDDVTSESSNISWINYEIPESYQGFFRFFESKIEYDDLKMAMCIKDRIWRNPLKYVRRYQAEMDGESVESESDDEPEVESQVGSRYPFSWLF, encoded by the exons ATGGAAGAATTGTTAATAGTAAAAAGcttaaataaattacagGCGAAATCGGCCGATTTGACTGAGGAATTGAACATTAGGCTGACGGAGTTGTACAAGTGGTACAACAGGCAGCTTAATGCAATATCGGAAGACAGAGTAGCCATATTGAACGATCCGGCGAGTAAATACAGGCCAACAGTGGATATAAAGCAGTTGTCAGCCAGAGAGACCACGGATCCGTACGTGAGATTCCCGGAGGAGGTGGTGGACATTGAGCTGAGTTTGCAAAACCTGAGTGTGAAGGACGAGGTGATCAACATTGAAAACTCGGAGTACGGAACGAAGAGCTGGCCAGGATTTTGGCTTAACGCGTTCCTGGGCTGCAAAACTTCACGCCTGTGGGTCTCGGAGGAGGACTTTGACATACTGTATCACCTGAACGACGTGAGAGTGGAGGTCCACGAGTCGAACGAAATCGAGGAGTCCTTTGAAATAGCATTCCATTTCACGGAAAATAAGTACTTTTCTAACACGAAGTTGTGGAGAAAGTTCAACTTTCTCAGGGACGACGTAACATCGGAGTCGAGCAACATATCATGGATAAACTAC GAGATTCCGGAATCATATCAAGGGTTCTTTAGATTTTTCGAGTCGAAG ATTGAATATGATGACCTGAAGATGGCAATGTGTATAAAGGATAGAATATGGAGGAATCCACTAAAATACGTGAGGCGTTACCAGGCAGAGATGGATGGTGAATCAGTAGAGTCAGAGTCAGACGATGAGCCAGAAGTGGAAAGTCAAGTTGGATCGAGGTACCCATTTTCATGGCTATTTTAG
- a CDS encoding uncharacterized protein (WD40 repeat-like domain containing protein): MTIKLTLQSSLNEHRGCINNIKFDSTGVYCMSAANDRSVRLWNPSKQLHIKKFFGPHNYEVNDVCLREDNKNFVTVGAEHSAFLWDTLEAKVIRKYNHGGKIGCCNYIWKNDLLVTGSEDRTVKIWDNRNRHPVQTFPDAKDTVSCVVESNSTISASSIDGHVRHYDLRKGLLKDDSFTHSVISISVLTGVPDCYILASLDDSIKLVDNGSVLNTYSGHRYNNYKLHCTLDPLERFVMSGCSSGDILFWPINDTSGGHGVLFKSAHEGMVTCLSFSNPDLLSSSGKLKKDVEKNVRDLILKQGNILVSGGRDGCLKIWNLTYD; encoded by the exons ATGACCATCAAGTTAACTCTACAGTCATCGTTAAATGAGCACAGAG gATGCATAAATAACATCAAGTTTGACTCCACGGGGGTCTATTGCATGAGCGCTGCCAACGACAGGAGCGTTAGGTTGTGGAATCCTTCCAAACAGCTACACATTAAGAAATTTTTTG GTCCACACAATTACGAAGTTAATGACGTGTGTTTGAGAGAGGACAATAAGAATTTTGTAACTGTTGGTGCTGAGCATTCCGCGTTCTTGTGGGATACTCTCGAGGCCAAGGTGATTAGAAAATACAATCATGGAG GTAAGATTGGATGTTGTAACTACATTTGGAAGAACGATCTTTTGGTCACTGGCAGCGAGGACAGGACTGTGAAGATATGGGACAACAGGAATAGACATCCAGTGCAGACTTTTCCGGACGCCAAGGACACAGTTTCCTGCGTCGTCGAGTCCAATTCAACAATTTCTGCCTCTTCAATAGACGGGCACGTCCGCCACTACGACCTTCGCAAGGGCCTCTTAAAGGACGACTCCTTCACCCACTCCGTTATCTC GATTTCTGTCCTTACTGGAGTTCCTGACTGCTACATTTTGGCTTCTCTTGACGACTCAATTAAGCTTGTAGACAATGGGTCCGTTCTTAACACCTACAGCGGCCATCGctataataattataagcTCCACTGCACTCTTGACCCTCTAGAGAGGTTCGTCATGTCTGGTTGCTCCTCTGGCGACATTCTCTTCTGGCCCATCAATGACACCTCTGGAGGCCACGGTGTGCTTTTCAAGTCTGCTCACGAGGGTATGGTCACCTGCTTATCCTTTTCAAACCCCGACCTTCTCAGTTCCAGCGGGAAGTTGAAAAAGGACGTTGAAAAGAACGTCCGTGatctaattttaaaacaggGCAACATCTTAGTATCTGGCGGCAGGGACGGTTGCTTAAAGATTTGGAATCTAACTTATGATTAA
- a CDS encoding filament assembling protein — translation MIDILKNTGKNSVLSEIRTKYDNSVGNHKNCTLVDLKDDLLIKKLMKHSRTAGSSLYSITNSLDTSLKQETQSSYPVISKLLENPESYDPRFNTGTRSKLLILNDKLVGFERQMELQAKHKRHQEENRLININESLNKLQNAITLESKRRMETIKALHGIFETQINSVQNRVENLFMQKLDQLDNVIQTLSDRIDSIQTYVNENDSKFTSTIETNCMVLEKNLSNLQKSFDEEKMARQEREEQIVKKLSEIEMKTDSSITKELDKINSSYHNMKTELSDLKKFKEESEKKLKTKILDEFSNINNGLVMESRAREESDNDIVEALHKYAKILNDYSNFTPFKFQPI, via the exons atgatcgatattttaaaaaatactgGAAAGAATTCAGTTTTATCTGAAATCAGAACTAAATATGATAATTCTGTGGGCAACCACAAAAACTGTACATTAGTTGATTTAAAAGATGACTTGCTGATAAAGAAATTGATGAAACATTCTAGAACAGCTGGTTCTTCATTATACTCAATTACAAACTCTTTGGACACATCTCTTAAACAAGAAACACAGTCATCCTACCCCG TCATCAGCAAGCTTTTGGAAAACCCCGAATCGTACGATCCGAGGTTCAACACCGGAACTAGGTCTAAACTACTCATCTTGAATGATAAACTGGTCGGTTTCGAGAGACAAATGGAGCTCCAGGCGAAGCACAAGCGGCACCAGGAAGAAAATAGGTTAATTAACATTAACGAATCGCTGAATAAGTTACAAAACGCAATAACTCTGGAGTCTAAAAGAAGGATGGAGACCATAAAGGCACTTCACGGA ATTTTCGAAACTCAGATAAACTCAGTTCAAAACAGGGTGGAAAACCTGTTTATGCAAAAGTTGGACCAGCTCGACAACGTGATCCAGACATTATCGGATAGAATAGACAGTATTCAAACATATGTGAACGAAAATGACTCTAAGTTTACTAGCACAATTGAGACAAACTGTATGGTATTGGAGAAGAACCTATCGAACCTCCAG AAGTCCTTTGacgaggagaagatggCCAGACAGGAGCGGGAGGAGCAGATAGTCAAGAAGTTGTCTGAAATTGAAATGAAAACTGACTCATCCATTACCAAAGAGCTCGACAAGATTAACTCTTCTTACCATAACATGAAAACGGAGCTCTCTgatttgaagaagttcaagGAGGAATCcgagaagaagctgaagaccAAAATTTTGGACGAATTTTCCAACATAAACAACGGCCTCGTCATGGAATCCAGGGCCAGAGAGGAGTCCGACAACGACATAGTGGAGGCACTACACAAGTACGCCAAAATACTAAATGATTATTCCAACTTCACTCCCTTTAAGTTCCAGCCCATCTGA
- a CDS encoding Conserved hypothetical protein (0) yields the protein MDFVIDRFPNYPENVLLSSSSSPYKDSNFFLCSLASYILGLLTVVTLLLCEPGLSDVDRVITLNIDKNADHTRFIVEKHVIDDIFFYVYYPRLGFQVESVYIGCFKGWIKNFDLKSDFCYALANYDYIHDDGLFYEIGTATAAYSRDHQKVILQCPKLKDHLIRASIVLKYIKETHYFDKTNLKNVITEVDKANYQEPPGYLRNANSLDVSDSLLTILHFGSVGAFVDSSLSQAHRASQNQAESNTDGASTSQRVPEESSSHTEGNQQHSDRVTVIETPRFAVSITDDYHSHTSESQNANSASNDTRPHSPTLAPIAEEEDDDPTISLSLDPTSTIDQQETSTDEMNTEGAASAEDHFENEADKSSEESISSVQPATELTGAEDHPTSDQLDSEQVETEDSASIELTQSTTEDVCEQSVSEFASFTVPNDNQSVSEDPVESSDFQYTDGKAAMENQVTEPSGTNEQESSTDQPGSAEAITEEPSHQDTSTIADPEDNSDLSESGEKIESAEITSQDTTILAESESTTDTAESDSENTSVLPESESVLTTVTVESEPNEKVETSSVAQEETQDTQAQEAEHNSSQCHSEINTSQDTSIVQSESPGEEDATVENENQTFTEPNASEDSTSLQSGPPTSEIGEQAISEYSTSPTFAEPYTEAVADESNQQDQQNTANQQEQPTIANQQEQPTIANQQEQPTIANQQEQLADQEVESTQQPDSTTAQVQPQYTSTENNTEHTPSEDSNISIDQDLPTVHTTPLEGSFEDSGNSLLPESSTDQPENTELTQSPSHTSEQYTEPVQRRSSTFHIDAEPTSTMEDTSKSNLRAADPSENESPKSSGHSDPNDKDVDEITSESLENKPELLSNDQQSTPTQDGCIWL from the exons ATGGATTTTGTGATTGATAGATTTCCAAATTACCCTGAGAACGTTCTTCTTTCGAGCTCTTCCTCCCCATATAAAGATTCTAATTTCTTCCTCT GCTCACTGGCCTCCTATATACTCGGGTTACTCACCGTAGTGACCCTACTCTTATGCGAGCCGGGATTATCGGACGTTGACCGCGTCATTACCTTGAACATCGACAAGAATGCCGATCATACCAGGTTCATCGTAGAAAAACATGTAATAGACGATATATTTTTCTACGTTTATTATCCCAGACTGGGATTTCAAGTAGAGTCTGTCTATATCGGCTGTTTCAAGGGCTGGATAAAGAATTTCGATTTAAAATCAGATTTTTGTTATGCGTTGGCAAACTACGACTACATTCACGATGACGGTCTATTCTATGAAATAGGGACCGCCACAGCTGCTTATTCTCGAGATCATCAAAAAGTGATATTACAATGCCCTAAGCTCAAAGATCATCTCATAAGAGCTTCCAtcgttttaaaatacattaaagAGACACATTATTTCGATAAAACCAATCTAAAGAATGTAATAACAGAAGTAGATAAAGCAAATTACCAGGAGCCACCAGGCTATCTAAGAAATGCCAATTCGTTAGATGTTTCAGATTCATTGTTAACAATACTTCATTTTGGGTCAGTGGGCGCGTTTGTGGACTCATCCCTCAGTCAAGCGCATCGAGCGAGTCAGAATCAAGCAGAGTCAAACACTGATGGTGCTAGTACATCGCAGAGAGTACCAGAAGAATCAAGTAGTCACACAGAAGGTAATCAGCAACATTCAGATAGGGTAACAGTCATTGAAACGCCTCGCTTTGCGGTATCTATTACAGACGACTACCACTCTCATACTTCGGAAAGTCAAAACGCGAATAGTGCTTCGAACGATACACGACCACATTCCCCAACGCTTGCTCCTAttgctgaagaagaggatgaCGATCCCACAATATCACTTTCACTAGATCCAACCAGTACAATAGACCAACAGGAAACTTCTACGGATGAAATGAATACAGAAGGGGCTGCATCTGCTGAGGATCACTTTGAAAACGAAGCAGATAAGAGTTCTGAAGAATCAATTTCTTCAGTACAACCGGCCACTGAGTTGACTGGAGCAGAAGATCATCCTACCTCAGATCAGCTTGACTCAGAACAAGTAGAAACTGAAGATTCAGCTTCAATAGAGCTAACACAGTCGACAACTGAAGATGTATGTGAACAAAGTGTGTCCGAATTTGCTAGTTTTACAGTTCCTAACGACAATCAATCAGTATCAGAGGATCCTGTTGAATCTTCAGATTTTCAGTATACAGATGGTAAGGCAGCTATGGAGAACCAAGTTACTGAGCCAAGTGGTACAAACGAGCAGGAATCTTCTACTGATCAACCAGGTTCTGCAGAAGCTATTACTGAAGAGCCCAGTCATCAAGATACTAGTACAATTGCTGATCCTGAAGATAATTCAGATTTATCTGAATCAGGCGAAAAAATCGAATCTGCAGAAATCACTTCTCAAGATACAACCATCTTGGCCGAATCAGAGTCTACTACTGATACAGCTGAGTCCGATTCAGAGAATACTTCTGTTTTACCTGAGTCTGAATCAGTACTTACTACCGTTACCGTAGAATCTGAGCCTAACGAAAAAGTAGAAACCAGTTCAGTGGCTCAAGAGGAGACACAGGACACTCAAGCACAGGAGGCTGAACATAATTCATCACAGTGTCACAGTGAAATTAATACTTCACAAGATACCAGTATTGTTCAATCAGAATCACCAGGTGAAGAAGATGCCACTGTTGAAAACGAAAATCAAACTTTCACTGAACCAAATGCATCCGAAGATTCAACTTCATTACAATCAGGGCCACCCACATCTGAAATTGGGGAACAAGCTATATCCGAATACTCCACGTCACCTACTTTTGCAGAACCTTATACAGAAGCTGTAGCTGACGAATCAAATCAACAGGACCAACAGAATACAGCAAATCAGCAGGAACAACCGACAATAGCAAATCAGCAGGAACAACCGACAATAGCAAATCAGCAGGAACAACCGACAATAGCAAATCAGCAGGAACAACTGGCAGAT CAAGAAGTAGAATCTACACAGCAACCTGACTCAACAACAGCTCAAGTTCAGCCTCAATACACATCGACTGAAAATAACACTGAACACACACCATCAGAAGATTCTAATATATCAATTGATCAAGATCTACCTACAGTTCACACAACCCCCCTAGAAGGGTCTTTTGAAGATTCTGGCAATTCACTTCTCCCAGAGTCATCAACTGATCAGCCTGAGAATACTGAACTAACGCAGTCACCGAGCCATACATCTGAGCAATACACGGAGCCAGTACAGCGACGATCATCTACGTTTCACATAGACGCTGAGCCAACTTCCACCATGGAAGACACatcaaaatcaaatttacgAGCTGCAGACCCCTCTGAAAATGAATCACCGAAATCTTCTGGTCACTCTGATCCTAATGACAAAGATGTAGATGAAATTACCTCTGAGAGTTTGGAGAATAAGCCTGaattattatcaaatgATCAACAATCTACTCCAACACAGGATGGTTGTATCTGGTTATAA
- a CDS encoding CTP-phosphoethanolamine cytidylyltransferase — translation MVDSKVDLKNLSESRIYVDGVFDLIHWGHLNALRQSYELGGKLVIGIISDEETRRAKGICPIYTQEERAEIVMGCKWVDEVMVGVPYDVTLDFLLNTAKCDYVAHGDDIAIGTSGKDCYLEPKNAGLMIHFKRSYGVSTSTTLSRLIESLEFERFYHLANENHQAVSSDFDKALKKNEHELLTEGLTDVESARQLGERHVSYPRCRLSLNLLSKFLSNKDRPGQGKVVYVDGSFDLFHNGHVRFLKAARALGDYLIVGIYDDQTVRTIKGSPFPFTNMLDRCLIVSAMKYTDDVILGAPYKITKDFVKIYGIDIVAVGKYSDSRLIHVKSNPLEVVENMGILRFVDSGSKTTSMEIIKRVSDRIVHIRDNVTDRCRRESIHYKAYE, via the exons ATGGTAGATTCTAAGGTTGACCTCAAAAATTTGTCAGAATCTCGCATCTACGTAGATGGCGTTTTCGACCTAATCCATTGGGGCCATTTGAACGCCCTGAGGCAGTCGTATGAGCTCGGCGGAAAGCTGGTCATAGGAATAATATCCGATGAGGAAACGAGGCGCGCCAAGGGCATCTGTCCCATATACACCCAGGAAGAGCGAGCCGAGATCGTGATGGGCTGTAAATGGGTGGACGAGGTCATGGTCGGCGTTCCCTACGACGTCACTCTCGATTTTCTGCTCAACACCGCGAAGTGTGACTACGTTGCACACGGAGACGATATCGCAATTGGCACCAGTGGCAAGGACTGCTACCTTGAGCCGAAAAACGCCGGCCTCATGATTCACTTTAAGAGGTCATATG GTGTGAGCACTTCCACAACACTATCCAGGCTTATTGAGTCGCTGGAGTTTGAAAGGTTCTATCACCTGGCCAATGAGAACCACCAGGCAGTGTCCTCTGATTTCGACAAGGCTCTGAAGAAGAACGAACACGAACTGCTGACTGAGGGCCTCACGGACGTGGAGTCCGCCAGACAACTCGGGGAGCGGCACGTGTCGTATCCGAGGTGCAGACTGAGCCTGAACCTGCTCTCCAAGTTCCTGTCGAACAAGGATAGACCAGGGCAAGGCAAAGTTGTTTACGTGGACGGGAGTTTTGACCTCTTTCACAACGGCCACGTGAGGTTCCTGAAGGCAGCGCGCGCACTCGGGGACTACTTGATAGTTGGAATCTACGACGACCAGACAGTCAGGACGATCAAGGGCTCGCCCTTTCCGTTCACGAACATGCTCGACCGCTGCCTGATCGTGTCAGCCATGAAATACACAGACGACGTGATCCTAGGGGCGCCGTACAAGATAACGAAGGACTTTGTGAAG ATTTATGGCATTGACATTGTGGCGGTTGGGAAGTACAGCGACTCGAGGCTCATTCACGTCAAGTCGAATCCACTCGAGGTCGTCGAGAACATGGGCATCCTCAGGTTCGTCGATTCCGGCTCCAAGACCACGAGCATGGAAATCATCAAACGCGTCTCCGACAGGATCGTCCATATCAGGGATAATGTGACGGATCGCTGTAGAAGGGAGTCGATCCACTACAAGGCCTACGAATGA
- a CDS encoding Plasmodium falciparum CPW-WPC repeat containing protein, with product MIYKSVLAPLLFFNFIILSESSVLFDTLKNIIENKQIDDLDELKKAALEVKIRDSISRASEILDLENFESSECEPDFTPFCPEKWTYMGDGLHCKADPEYSGSCEKLMDFSDKTPLDKLNLSRECSFNWPCKVNKPAYMPDKVTQCPKFWSSKGNNCVPHDSYLGVCNELSLEELARNKNELTVKCNLTWDNTMFKTSNLLDLSESCPLGYTGSEFCTPLENFSPKFQGIIHFESREDKLIKTDLYNLSWNFEMNNEQHLDEKCPYQWTFDQDTNLCLAPPSYKGPCQVRFNFSKMTKRLKNIWSVVCLVDFYPGEESVKESLKVSTDKIYKDGAIESRFKILKRRRVNEKDTPIEILQKQLNELYKLRKKSTDDNFLSTLQFTIDKLEKRIMAPSFLQIDSNITTKKYECPYNWDKFENICIAPKTYQAFVPNCYNIISRFTQKSDESCRLQFNDDHVDNEDFVREPCPLGWKHETKLDGRILRTICRPKIGQINYNFSQCGTKVDFTNVSPGFKRNWAFACNVRFPSKSHKSETKCKQNYFRRCPYGWEEASDSCIAPSTYFGPCGKSVKFSEIATPDSKKSFSQRCLAFWDCLGNCEKDYTNVCPKNWKHDGTRCTATYKYDFPCKSEFVVPKTWNEFSKQEFEFVCQAYWDCKS from the exons atgatttataaatcagTTCTAGCCCCTTTACTTTTCTTCAACTTTATCATTTTATCTGAATCTAGTGTGTTGTTTGACACATTGAAGAATATAATCGAGAATAAGCAAATTGATGACCTTGATGAACTGAAAAAAGCAG cTTTGGAAGTGAAGATTAGGGACTCTATTTCGAGGGCATCTGAAATATTAGATCTGGAAAATTTTGAATCTTCTGAATGTGAACCTGATTTTACTCCCTTCTGCCCCGAAAAATGG ACGTATATGGGAGATGGACTCCACTGTAAGGCCGACCCTGAATATAGTGGATCTTGTGAAAAGCTGATGGATTTTTCGGATAAAACACCCCTAGACAAACTGAATTTATCCAGAGAGTGCTCTTTCAATTGGCCGtgtaaagtaaataagCCTGCTTACATGCCAGATAAGGTCACACAGTGTCCCAAATTCTGGTCATCCAAGGGCAATAATTGCGTGCCTCATGATAGCTACCTCGGAGTCTGCAATGAACTCAGTTTGGAGGAATTGGCGAGGAATAAGAATGAATTGACAGTAAAGTGTAACCTGACCTGGGATAATACAATGTTCAAGACCTCCAATCTTCTGGACCTGAGTGAGAGTTGTCCTCTGGGATACACGGGGTCAGAGTTCTGCACGCCCCTAGAGAACTTTAGTCCAAAATTTCAAGGAATCATTCACTTTGAGAGCAGAGAGGATAAGCTTATCAAAACGGATTTATACAACTTATCATG GAACTTTGAGATGAACAATGAGCAGCACTTGGATGAAAAGTGCCCGTACCAGTGGACATTTGACCAGGACACCAACCTTTGCCTGGCTCCTCCTAGTTACAAG GGGCCATGCCAAGTCAGATTCAACTTTAGCAAAATGACCAAAAGATTGAAAAACATATGGTCAGTGGTATGTTTAGTGGATTTTTACCCCGGTGAGGAGAGTGTAAAGGAGAGCCTGAAGGTGTCAACTGACAAAATCTACAAAGACGGCGCCATAGAGTCCAGGTTTAAGATACTCAAGAGGCGCAGAGTAAATGAGAAGGACACTCCCATTGAGATACTGCAGAAGCAGTTGAACGAGTTGTATAAATTGAGGAAGAAGTCAACCGACGATAACTTTTTATCGACCCTGCAG TTTACAATCGATAAGCTTGAAAAGAGGATCATGGCTCCAAGTTTCCTGCAAATCGACTCAAATATAACCACTAAGAAGTATGAATGCCCAT ATAACTGGGACAAGTTTGAAAATATCTGCATTGCTCCAAAGACGTACCAGGCTTTTGTCCCTAATTGCTACAATATCATTAGCAGATTTACCCAAAAATCTGATGAATCATGCAGATTACAATTTAA CGACGATCACGTTGACAATGAGGACTTTGTGCGTGAACCATGCCCCTTGGGTTGGAAACACGAGACTAAGTTGGACGGGCGAATTTTGCGCACAATCTGCAGGCCAAAAATAGGCCAAATAAACTATAACTTCTCCCAGTGTGGCACAAAGGTGGATTTTACCAACGTATCTCCTGGGTTTAAGAGGAACTGGGCGTTCGCCTGTAACGTCAGGTTCCCTTCCAAATCGCATAAATCAGAGACCAAGTGCAAACAGAACTATTTCAG GAGGTGCCCTTACGGCTGGGAAGAAGCAAGTGACAGTTGTATTGCTCCCAGCACATACTTTGGGCCTTGTGGAAAGTCCGTTAAGTTTAGTGAAATCGCAACTCCAGACTCGAAAAAGAGCTTCAGTCAAAGATGCCTCGCGTTCTGGGACTGTCTCGGGAACTGTGAAAAAGACTATACAAAC GTTTGCCCTAAGAACTGGAAACATGACGGTACCAGGTGCACTGCTACTTACAAATACGACTTTCCATGCAAAAGTGAATTTGTGGTTCCAAAAAC GTGGAACGAATTTTCAAAACAGGAATTTGAATTCGTGTGCCAAGCTTACTGGGACTGCAAATCCTAA